The segment AGACAACATACCTTGCTTACTTGCAATTTCTCGAATTCTATCTTCATCAATATCTTCGCCCGATTCAACCACTGCTTGTCTCACTTCATGAGAAAAATATAATGCTTCGCAAATATTCAACCTGCCTTTATAGCCACCGTGACACTTTTCGCAACCATCGCCAGGTTCATAAATTGTGTATTTTTCAAAATCCTCTTCCTTCAAACCAAGTGATAGAGCAACGGGATATTTTTCCTTTGGCAACTTTCTTTTACAATACGGGCAAAGTTTTCTGACTAATCTCTGGGCGACAATTATGTTTAGTGCATAAGCCAGTAAAAATGGTTCGATTCCCATTTTATAAAGCCGGGAAATAGCGCTGGGCGCATCATTAGTATGCAAAGTGGAAAAAGTAAGATGCCCTGTATTTGCCAATTTTATAGATGTTTCGGCTGTGATTTTATCACGAATTTCACCAACCATGACGATATCGGGGTCATGTCGCAGGATCGAGCGGACAGCCTGCTCGAAGGTTAATTTATTCCCGATTTTTATTTGTCGCGCCCCATCAATGATGTATTCAACAGGATCTTCACACGTTAGTACATTTTTGGAAGGATCAATTATTTGGCACAAGGCTGCCATCAGAGTCGTGCTTTTTCCACTTCCGGTGGGACCTGTTACCAAGACAATTCCACGTGATTTACTAATTGCATTAAGAAAATCCATCTCTGCCTGCTTTTGGAAACCCAACTTTCTCAAATCCGTAATCACATTTCTGTCATCAATTACCCGGATAACTACGCTTTCGAATCGTCTTTCATACTCCGATGAAGTAAGGGGGAGGATGGAAATTCGATATCTGATCATGTGTTCATCAACCAAACGCTGAGCGAATCCATCTTGAGCAGTATCGCGTTCAAATCTATCCACCCCGACAGAACGATCTTTCACAACTGCTGCTAAAGCTTCCGGTGACGTATTTTCCTGCCTAATCCAAAGTGTGAGTTTACCGTCAATGCGGAGATAAATATCAATATTGGATTTTTGATAAGGAATAATGTGAATATCACTAGCGCCTTTACGAACTGCTTCAACAAGGCTGGCTTCAAAAAGGTTCACGAGCAAACTCTTATTTATTTCTTCGTCCAGAGCAAATTCATCCACATTTTCCTTACTCCCATCATCCAGTTGTTCCATGTCAGCAATTTGTTCTCCGGCTTCAGCTAGCAAATCCAAAAATTCATTCTTTTGCGGATCAATAAGTACAATTAATTCCTGCACATTTTTTAGGGGACAATAAACTACTTCATAGCGTCTGAACTCAGTTTTTTCCGGGAGCTGTTCGACCAATTTGTTGGTGGGATCTGCAGCTAAAAGAATCAGCTGCTTTTTATTACCTTTCGAAATTTTAAAAGGTAATATGTTTTTGTATAATAATGACTTTTTATAATCCTCCGGAAATTTTGTTAAAATCTCTTTTGTTCGCTTTTTTTGTTCCTCAGTTATTGTTTTAACGCTCACTGCCAGACTTCGGAAAGCATATAAATCGGCTAATACTTTAAATATTTTATCATGGTCAATATCAAATTCCGAGACCAATATTTCGCCCAATCTACGGCGGTTCGGATAACTTTCCTCTTCCTTCTGTATAGCTATTGCCTGATCAATGGTTGCCTGATCAACAAAACCTTTATCAATCAATATTTTTCCAAATCTTGTATATTTTGGCATAATTACAAACCTGGTGTTGGAGGAGAAATTGTGGCAATTTCTGCCGAGACAATGGTTAACGCAGTTATCACAAATGCGATAAAAGCACCGATAATGGATTGGATGGACTCAATGACATTCTCCATTTTATAGGTAGTTTCCTTTTCATAAAAAGCGGATATTTGTTTAGCGGACTGCAACACATTGCCCGTTTCTGCACCTGTTTTTAAACGGCTTAGGGTTGGGTCATTAAAAACTTTTGCTTTTGCGAGTGCCGGGACAAGAGATTCACCCTCTTTAAGCATAAGTGGAATGGTTATCGTTTTTATCCCGTTTTCGATATAAGCATTTCTGCACGCCTCCGCTGATGTTCTGATGGTTTCAATATTATTTTCTGCTCCACTATAAACGACAGCAAAAACCCGAAAAAATATCTCTATACTTGATTTATGTAATATCGAACCAATAACGGGTAATTTGATAATAAATCCATCTTTCCAAATTTTGCCTTTTGGGGTTCGTGACCAAAATGCAAATGAGATTGCGGGAATAGCAAAAAGCAATATCATCCACCACCAATTTGCCCCGAAAAAATCACTCAAT is part of the Candidatus Cloacimonadota bacterium genome and harbors:
- a CDS encoding ATPase, T2SS/T4P/T4SS family, producing MPKYTRFGKILIDKGFVDQATIDQAIAIQKEEESYPNRRRLGEILVSEFDIDHDKIFKVLADLYAFRSLAVSVKTITEEQKKRTKEILTKFPEDYKKSLLYKNILPFKISKGNKKQLILLAADPTNKLVEQLPEKTEFRRYEVVYCPLKNVQELIVLIDPQKNEFLDLLAEAGEQIADMEQLDDGSKENVDEFALDEEINKSLLVNLFEASLVEAVRKGASDIHIIPYQKSNIDIYLRIDGKLTLWIRQENTSPEALAAVVKDRSVGVDRFERDTAQDGFAQRLVDEHMIRYRISILPLTSSEYERRFESVVIRVIDDRNVITDLRKLGFQKQAEMDFLNAISKSRGIVLVTGPTGSGKSTTLMAALCQIIDPSKNVLTCEDPVEYIIDGARQIKIGNKLTFEQAVRSILRHDPDIVMVGEIRDKITAETSIKLANTGHLTFSTLHTNDAPSAISRLYKMGIEPFLLAYALNIIVAQRLVRKLCPYCKRKLPKEKYPVALSLGLKEEDFEKYTIYEPGDGCEKCHGGYKGRLNICEALYFSHEVRQAVVESGEDIDEDRIREIASKQGMLSLLESGLDRIRHGLTSISEVQYATSED